CCTTGAAACTGTTTCGGTGAATCGTGAAGTGAGTTTTATGAAAATGGAAAAGATGCATTGATGATTTCCTGTTTGCTGTAATACCCCAGTCACAACTACATACTAACATGTGATGGGTTTTTAAGTAGTCTGCGATGGGTATCTAGATCTTTTTAGCCAGGGCCTCAGTCACAACTACTAACATGTGATGGGTTTTTAAGTAGTCTGCGATGGGTATCTAGACCTTTTTTAGCCGGGGGCCTCATGGGACTCCTTGTGGCCATCGGCTCAATTTTAGGGAATTGGGCGGGCATCAAGTTACTTTTACCTCTGACTTTAAACATGGTGTGGCATTTCTCATCGCAAACTGAACGCTAATCAATCGGTCAATGCCTTGCTAATGTCTGGCAGGGCATCGCACACATTGGACGGGCGCTGCCGGGCCAACAGTAGGTTAAAAGTTTACACAGAACTTATCACACCTAGGCAGGACATCAGGCGAGTGCCTGCCATACACCGGTCGATTAACGGCAAAGAAATTTCCATTGTGGCAGTGTGTGGGACACTTTTAATTGTAACTGTTAATAATAATTCTGATTGTTCTTTCTTGTTCTGTTACAGCACTCGAGGAATATCATCCACCGTGATCTGAAAGCTGAGAATGTCTTCTATGCGGCCAACGGACTGGTGAAGGTTGGAGACTTTGGTTTCAGCACGACTTTCAAGCAGAGCGAAATGCTGAACACGTTTTGTGGCTCCCCACCGTACGCCGCCCCAGAACTCTTCAAAGATGAACACTACGTCGGGCCCCCGGTGGACATATGGGCCATCGGGATCATGTTGTACTTCATGGTGGCTGGAGTAATGCCATTCCGTGCTGACACGGTCGCCAAACTCAAGAAGTGCATTCTGGATGGGCAGTTCACGATTCCGTCATTTGTTTCCAATCACTGTCAGGGGTTGATACGCAGCGCCCTCAAGCACAGTGCGCCGGAGCGTATCTCTATCGATGGGATTAAGAACGCGACCTGGCTACGCAGCCAGGAGTTCCCTGCTGCGCATCAATCCTACCATCTCATCCCGTGTTTCGATAAAGAGACAGCCACCTCCGAGGAGAAGGAGGTCCTCTCGCAGCTGAGCCATCTCGGCGTCACGGACGAACATTTGGAAACGACCAAGGACAGAGACGCTAGGAGTAGCATAACGGGGACATATCGTATCATGCTTCATCGGATACAGAAGAAGAACACAGAACCAATCATATCCACCTCCCAAGCCTCTAATGGCCAGAACCCGCCCTCGAAGAAGAAAAGCCGAGACAGTAAAAGGATTAAGAATAAACCATCCAAGCTCTGTATTATATTGTAATGATAGaagaaacacttttttttttatatgtatatataGGGTTGTCGTGTGTGAATATAACATTTTGTCTATTTCAAGAAGTTATCACTTAAACAAGCTTTGCGTGCGTGATCGCTCAGGTGTGTCATTACCTCCCGCTTATCACCAGAGGCACTCATGTGTGATAATCGCTCAATGCATCAGTGGATACAGCCTCTTCTCGGGCCAAGAGTAAATGACGGTTTTACAGCGTTACTGGGAAAGTCTTTTATCTATTTGGCCTTTAAGTGTTAGCTTCAGATCCATCTTAGTCCCAACTTGCAATGAATGATTGAAAAATTACCCAAGATCTTAAAATTGCCCACGAGTAGATTATTGGGGGCAGGGCAATTGCTTTGTAcgtgtgtacaaaaaataaGCACAGACTccatcaaaacacatttaggCGAATGATCATTACGT
The nucleotide sequence above comes from Asterias rubens chromosome 12, eAstRub1.3, whole genome shotgun sequence. Encoded proteins:
- the LOC117297334 gene encoding serine/threonine-protein kinase NIM1-like; this translates as MSSADHRGRHRSVEQHSTVSTTTNSERSLPNDNVGEDGTLPVRRLTAYEKLNEDLSNDPRALKEITLGKRIAFYRIRGELGSGNFSQVKMGIHALTKEKVAIKILDKTKLDQKTQRLLSREISCMEKLHHPNIIRLYEVIETLAKLHLVMEYAAGGELFTKISNEGKLSEAECKPIYAQVVAAVHHMHSRNIIHRDLKAENVFYAANGLVKVGDFGFSTTFKQSEMLNTFCGSPPYAAPELFKDEHYVGPPVDIWAIGIMLYFMVAGVMPFRADTVAKLKKCILDGQFTIPSFVSNHCQGLIRSALKHSAPERISIDGIKNATWLRSQEFPAAHQSYHLIPCFDKETATSEEKEVLSQLSHLGVTDEHLETTKDRDARSSITGTYRIMLHRIQKKNTEPIISTSQASNGQNPPSKKKSRDSKRIKNKPSKLCIIL